A genome region from Hyalangium gracile includes the following:
- a CDS encoding DUF4329 domain-containing protein, with amino-acid sequence MRVLAGLLLTGWYVVGCVSAPPLASAGDTANHGRKNGQVWVRGPWDAIKPSTQMDEVIDQLCPAVMELPGARGKEYGIEYCGAIYTLGDGTYYASYPSPLQRMVLVGPSSRKQCHPPRSVTDARGHTTIEADFHSHPWGPSPISDRDRRADTQLYFVRVQFDTRCQVMRLLPHLHEERPGELHLRQGKDWKLIGRILPEDKATGTITPVPE; translated from the coding sequence ATGCGGGTCCTTGCCGGCCTCCTGCTGACTGGGTGGTACGTGGTGGGCTGTGTCAGTGCGCCCCCTCTGGCGAGCGCCGGCGACACCGCGAACCATGGCCGCAAGAACGGTCAGGTCTGGGTGCGCGGGCCTTGGGATGCGATCAAGCCATCCACCCAGATGGATGAGGTGATCGATCAGCTCTGCCCTGCGGTCATGGAGCTTCCCGGCGCGCGCGGCAAGGAATACGGCATCGAGTACTGCGGAGCCATCTACACGCTCGGCGATGGAACCTACTACGCCAGCTATCCTTCACCGCTCCAGCGAATGGTCCTGGTGGGGCCTTCCAGCCGCAAGCAGTGCCATCCGCCTCGTTCCGTGACGGATGCCAGGGGCCACACCACCATTGAAGCCGACTTCCACAGCCACCCCTGGGGTCCCTCTCCCATTTCCGATAGAGACAGGCGCGCGGACACCCAGCTCTACTTCGTCCGCGTCCAGTTCGACACGAGGTGCCAGGTCATGAGGCTGCTCCCTCACCTCCATGAGGAGCGCCCCGGCGAACTCCATTTGCGGCAAGGCAAGGACTGGAAGTTGATTGGCCGGATCCTGCCCGAAGACAAAGCCACCGGTACCATCACGCCCGTCCCGGAGTGA
- a CDS encoding ATP-dependent DNA helicase: MALTLVRSFNVDTLLGPGGALQAALPAYEHRPEQLQMARAVERSFSERSYLLAEAGTGTGKTIAYLVPALLSGRRVVVSTATKTLQDQIFYKDLPLLKDRMGLKFEAAYLKGRGNYLCLQRFNAFSKDPTFGSREEVRHWPLIQTWATRTETGDRAELEIPENFSAWPRLSATADTCVGTKCPLYEQCFVTRMRREAESADLLVVNHHLFFADLALKGAGRRTEGVLPLYEAVIFDEAHALEDAASGQFGTSVSNHRLEELARDAVAVLPDTDSRMGTIRALAARLRSHAEVLFTQAPRVLGLSGAEGGVALKADRMAMLAGPLEHVRQSLAALSSFTASEREPELLALARRGGEMAEELSFLEKADSPDHVYWAESRGRGVFLRASPIDVAKEMRGRLYGGVDTVVFTSATLAAEGRFDFFARRMGLYDDEGVPVAEVRTIAVPSPFDFEQQAALYLPTHLPDPAVPGFIEAVAEEILRLCEVSGGRAFVLFTSLRNLERAYELTKSRLPYQVLKQGERPKQQLLEAFREMPSVLFAAHSFWEGVDVPGDALSLLIIDRLPFASPGDPLVAARIRQLEARGEEAFEQYQLPQATLALRQGFGRLIRTQKDRGAVALLDRRIVTKPYGRAFLESLPRARRVEDLDELRRWFNVDSN, from the coding sequence ATGGCCCTCACGCTCGTCCGCTCGTTCAACGTCGATACCCTGCTGGGCCCTGGAGGCGCACTCCAGGCCGCGCTGCCCGCGTACGAGCACCGTCCGGAGCAGCTCCAGATGGCACGCGCCGTGGAGCGCTCCTTCTCCGAGCGCAGCTACCTGCTGGCCGAGGCCGGCACGGGCACGGGGAAGACGATCGCCTACCTGGTGCCCGCCCTGCTGTCCGGGCGCCGGGTGGTGGTCTCCACCGCGACGAAGACCCTGCAGGACCAGATCTTCTACAAGGACTTGCCGCTGCTGAAGGACCGCATGGGCCTGAAGTTCGAGGCCGCGTACCTCAAGGGCCGGGGCAACTACCTGTGCCTGCAGCGGTTCAACGCCTTCTCGAAGGATCCGACGTTCGGCTCGCGGGAGGAGGTGCGGCACTGGCCGCTCATCCAGACGTGGGCGACGCGCACGGAGACGGGGGACCGGGCCGAGCTGGAGATTCCGGAGAACTTCAGCGCCTGGCCTCGGCTGTCGGCCACGGCGGACACGTGCGTGGGCACGAAGTGCCCGCTGTACGAGCAGTGCTTCGTGACGCGGATGCGGCGCGAGGCGGAGTCCGCCGACCTGTTGGTGGTGAACCACCACCTCTTCTTCGCGGACCTGGCGCTCAAGGGCGCGGGCCGGCGCACCGAGGGCGTGCTGCCCCTGTACGAGGCCGTCATCTTCGACGAGGCGCACGCCCTGGAGGACGCGGCGAGCGGACAGTTCGGCACGAGCGTCTCCAACCACCGGCTGGAGGAGCTGGCGCGGGACGCGGTGGCTGTGCTGCCGGACACGGACTCGCGCATGGGCACCATCCGGGCGCTGGCGGCGCGGCTGCGCTCGCACGCGGAGGTGCTCTTCACGCAGGCGCCGCGCGTGCTGGGGCTTTCGGGGGCCGAGGGAGGCGTGGCGCTGAAGGCGGACCGGATGGCCATGCTGGCCGGGCCGCTGGAGCACGTGCGCCAGAGCCTGGCGGCGCTGTCCTCCTTCACCGCGAGCGAGCGCGAGCCGGAGCTGCTGGCCCTGGCGCGCCGTGGCGGGGAGATGGCGGAGGAGCTGAGCTTCCTGGAGAAGGCGGACTCGCCGGACCACGTGTACTGGGCGGAGTCGCGGGGCCGGGGCGTGTTCCTGCGCGCCAGCCCCATCGACGTGGCCAAGGAGATGCGCGGGCGGCTCTACGGCGGAGTGGACACGGTGGTGTTCACCTCGGCGACGCTGGCGGCGGAGGGGCGGTTCGACTTCTTCGCGCGGCGGATGGGGCTGTACGACGACGAGGGCGTCCCCGTGGCGGAGGTGCGGACGATCGCGGTGCCCAGCCCGTTCGACTTCGAGCAGCAGGCGGCGCTCTACCTGCCCACGCACCTGCCGGATCCGGCGGTGCCCGGCTTCATCGAGGCCGTGGCGGAGGAGATCCTCCGGCTGTGCGAGGTGTCGGGAGGCCGGGCCTTCGTGCTCTTCACGAGCCTGCGCAACCTGGAGCGCGCGTACGAGCTGACGAAGTCGCGGCTGCCCTACCAGGTGCTGAAGCAGGGAGAGCGGCCCAAGCAGCAGCTGCTGGAGGCGTTCCGGGAGATGCCAAGCGTGCTGTTCGCCGCGCACAGCTTCTGGGAGGGCGTGGATGTGCCGGGCGACGCGCTGAGCCTGCTCATCATCGACAGGCTCCCGTTCGCCTCGCCGGGAGATCCGCTGGTGGCCGCGCGCATCCGGCAGCTCGAGGCGCGAGGCGAGGAAGCCTTCGAGCAGTACCAGCTCCCCCAGGCGACGCTGGCGCTGCGCCAGGGCTTCGGGCGGCTCATCCGCACGCAGAAGGACCGGGGCGCGGTGGCGCTCCTGGACCGGCGCATCGTGACGAAGCCCTACGGGCGGGCCTTCCTGGAGAGCCTCCCGCGCGCGCGGCGCGTGGAGGATCTGGACGAGCTGCGGCGCTGGTTCAACGTGGACTCGAACTGA